The following DNA comes from Mycobacterium sp. MS1601.
CCTTCTCTACGCTCACCACCCCCGCGCGCTCGCCGCGTCGGCTTCCGGCGACTTCGCCGCCGCATTCCGCCACGCCTCGGACATGAGCCCAGCTGGCACCCTCAATCCTTTTGTGCCGCACTGCACCTGGTTGATGTTCGATCTGGTGGAAGCGGCGCTACGCACAGGCCGCGACGCCGACGCGCACGCACACCTCGACGCCATGCGAGAAGCCGACGTGGCCGCGTTGTCGCCCCGGATGACTTTGATCCAGCGCGCAGTCGAGGCCCTCGTCCTCGACGACGACGAGGCAGACGACCGTCTGGACATCATCCTCGAGTCGGCGAACGCCGATCGATGGCTCTTCGAATCCTGTCGCATTCGCCTCGCCCACGCCGAGAACCTGCGAAGGCGCAAGATCGCCGACAAACCCAGACGCCACCTGCTGCTGGCGCGTGATGGTTTCGCTGCCATGGGCGCTCAGCCATGGCTTGCGCGCACCCAACAAGAACTGCGCGCCAACGGTTTGCGTCCGGCACACGCACCGCCACCGACATCAGCCTCGCTGACCGCACAGGAACTCGAAATCGCGAACCTGGCAGCCGGCGGTATGACCAACCGTCAAATCGCCGAACGCCTGTACCTGTCGCCCAGAACCGTGGGCACACACTTGTACCGGCTCTTCCCCAAGTTGGGGGTGTCCTCTCGTGCCGGGCTGCGTGATGCGCTGGCCGCATACGCATCGACGTCCGGCGCCGCCGACCCGTAGCGAAGTCATCCGACTGCACAGCGAAGCGCTTCGCACCCCACAACCTCAGTCGAATGACTGATTCGCTGTCCCGTCGAGAGTGTGACAGTGATGGGGACGGGACCGAAACCGTCTCCGTTCCACGATTCTGACAACAAAAACCGAGGCCATGCAGTGAAACCAACCATCGTGCTCGTTCATGGCGCCTTCGCCGAGTCCGCCAGCTGGAACGGTGTCATCCCGTTGCTGCAAAAAGCGGGCCATCGGGTGATCGCGGCGGCCAACCCACTCCGGACGCTGAGTTCCGATGCCGCCGCCATCTCCGATCTGCTGGCGGCGATCAAAGGTCCCGTGGTGCTCGCAGGCCACTCCTATGGTGGCGCGGTCATCACCAATGCCGCCCGTGGACACAGCGAGGTCACAGCGCTGGTCTACGTCGCAGGACTCGCACCCGACAGCGGCGAGACCACCCCCGATCTGCTGGGCAAGTACCCGGGCGCCACCTTGGGCGAGCATCTCTACGAGGTCCCTCTGCCCGACGGGACTGCCGACGTCTACGTCCACCAGAATGCCTATCACCAGCACTTCTGCGCCGACTTGAGCGCCGAGCAGGCCGCACTGAACGCCGCGACACAGCGCCCCTTCAACACCGCTGCCCTGCACGCAGCATCGGGCGAACCGGCGTGGCGAACCATCCCGTCCTGGTTCATCTACCCGGAACTCGACCTGGCCATCCCGGCGCAGACGTTCCGCTTCATGGCACGACGTGCCGACGCACGCAGCGTCATCGCGGTTCCCGGTGCCTCACATGCACTTCCGGCCTCACGGCCCGACGCGGTGGCCGCCGTCATTCTCGCGGCCGCCACCTGGCAGTCGCAGAGTTCATCCAATACCCGAGGAGCACAATGAAAATCACCTCTACCCTCGCCAGAATGGCCGCAGGCGGCACCGTTGCCGCGTTCATGGTGGGATGCGGCGGCGCTGCCGCCGAGCTGGAACCATCGGCCCCTCCCAATCCGGGCGACCGGCCGACGGTGGTACTGGTGCACGGCGCCTTCGCCGACTCCTCGAGCTGGAACGGTGTGATCGAGGATCTGCAGCGCGACGGCTACCCGGTGATCGCCGCCGCAAATCCCCTGCGTGGCTTGCGCAGTGATGCCGAGTACATCGGTGGTGTGTTGGACAGCGTGAAGGGCCCGGTGGTGGTGGCCGGCCACTCGTACGGCGGATCGGTGATGAGCGAGGCCGCCGTCGGACGCCCGAACGTCAAAGCGCTGGTGTACATCGCGAGTTTCATCCTGGAACCCGGCGAAACGACATCACAGATGGCTGCCAAGTTTCCCGGAGCCGAACTCGGACCGGCCCTCGACGCTGTTGCGACCTCACTTCCCAACGGCGGCAGCACAAATGATCTCTACATCAAACAGGATGAGTTCCGCAGAGTGTTCGCCGCGGATGTGGCGCCGGAGATCACCGAGCTGATGGCCGCCACGCAGCGGCCCATCACGGAATCGGCGCTCAACGAACCCGCCACGGCAGCTGCTTGGAAGGACACCCCGTCCTGGAACATGGTCACCACCGAGGACCTCGCGATTCCGGCGGAGTCCATGCGTTTCATGGGTGAGCGGGCCAACTCCCACACGGTGGAGATCCAGGCGTCCCATGCCGTCACCGTGTCTCACCCCGGGGCGGTGGCCGATGTGATCGACGAGGCTGCGGACTCGGTCGTGGCGTGAGCACCGCCGAGAAGCAGGCGTAGCGAGGCCACCGCGGCTTGGGTCCGGTCGATGTGGTCCTCGAGTCGACGCAGGTGGCCCGCAATCACCTCGGCGCGAAGCCCTGGGTCGTCGGTCTGGAGAATCGCCCGGACCTCGGACAGCGGCACATCGAACTGCCGAAGCTGGTGGATGACCCGCGCGGTGGGAATCTGGTCGAATTCGTAATACCGATAGCCGGTGCGGGGGTGTATCACTGCGGGCTCCAGCAACTCTTGCCGATGGTAGCGCCGCAGTGCCCGCACGCTCAGATGCGTCAGCGCGGCGAACTCCCCGATGCTCAGTTTCGTCTCCACCACCCATGCCTCCTCGACCCTTGACAGCTCGACTTCCCACACACGAAAACGAAAGACAAACAATGACGTTCAGCAGCTACGACTATGTGATCGTGGGCGCCGGATCCGCCGGTTGTGTGATCGCCGCCCGACTCTCCGAGGATCCCGCAACCAAGGTCCTGCTCCTCGAATCGGGCTCGCCCGACGCCCATCCCGGCATCGCCACACCACCGGCGTGGCCGTCGTTGTGGGGGACGGAGATCGACTACGCCTACCGCACGGTCGCCCAGCCGGGCACCGCCGGCGCCAGCCACAGCTGGCCACGCGGGCACACACTTGGCGGCAGTAGCAGTATCAACGCCATGGTGTACTTGCGCGGACACCCCAACGACTTCGACGATTGGGCCAGGTCCGGTTGTGTCGGTTGGGATTACGAATCGGTACTGCCCTACTTCAAGCGCATCGAGACGGTTCGGTCCGGCGATCCGCGCTACCGCGGTACCGACGGGCCGCTCTTCCCCGGGCCCGTGACAACCGCCGCCGCCAATCCTCTCTCCCAGGTTTTCCTGGACGCCGCAACCGCAGCCGGATTCCCCCGCACCGACGACTTCAATGGCGCCCGGGCCGAGGGAGCGGGCTGGCACGACCTCACCATCGCCGATGGGGTTCGACAGAGTACCGCCGCTGCCTACCTGCGACCGATCCGTGACAGAGCCAACCTCACCGTCATGACGAACTCGCGCGCACACAGGTTGCGCTTCATGGGAAACCGCTGCATCGGAGTCGATTTCCGCCACGGCAGTCAACAGTTGACCGCATACTCCGACGCCGAGGTGGTGATCAGCGGCGGTGCGGTGGATTCTCCGCGGTTGTTGCTGCTCTCGGGGATCGGGCCGGCTGCCGAACTGGAAGCCGCCGGCGTGCACGTGATACACGACCTGCCCGGGGTCGGGCGCAATCTGCACGACCATCCGCTGTGCGGCGTCGTCTACGAGTCGCTGCAACAGATCCCGCAGGGCCGCACCAACCACGCCGAGTCGTCGATGCAGTGGCGCAGCTCCGATTCTCTTGCCGGACCGGACATGCAACTGATGTTCATTCACGTGCCGTTCCATCCTCCTCACCTTGTGGCACCGGCGAACAGCTTCACACTGGCGGTCGTGACGGTCCCGGACGCCCGGGGTTCGATACGGTTGTCAGGACCGGATCCGCAGGCTCCGCCTCTGATCGATCCGAACTACCTGGGCACCGAATCGGACATCCGCCGAATGGTCCACGGAATCAGGGTCGCTCGCGAGGTTGCCGCCGCTGAGCCGTTCACCCCGTGGCGCGGCCGCGAAGTACTGCCAGGACCCGACGTCACCGACGATGCGGCGCTGCGGTCCTTCCTGGCCCGGGGCACCAGCACCTACTACCACCCGGTGGGCAGTTGCGCGATGGGCACCGGACCCGACTCGGTGGTGGACCCCCTGCTGAGGGTGCACGGGCTGACCGGACTGCGGGTTGCCGACGCATCGGTGATGCCGAGAATCGTTTCGGTGAACACCAATTCGGCGACAATCATGATCGGCGAGAAAGCTGCCGACCTGCTCCGCCGACACAGCCGGTGAGGTGGCGGCATCCAGACCCTAGCGCGCCTCAGCGGCCGGGCCCGGCAGCGCGACCTCAGATCGTTCGGCCGCCTCGGCACCCCGGCGGGTCTGGTGCACCTTCAGCGCCAGCTGCAGCGGGAACCACTCCGCCGATTCCGAGACGTCGAACCCGCAGAGCCGCGAGGCGCGGGCAAGGCGCTGAGTCAGCGTGTTCCTGTGCACGAAAAGCTCACGGGCGGAGGCACTTTGACTGCGAAAGTGCAGGAACACCGAGACGGTTTCCAGCAGCTCGGTGCCCTTCACCCGGTCATACTCCGCGATCCGCGCGATCGCGGTGGTGTAGCGATCGCGGACCGACGCCACGCTGGAGACCCGGCTGAGCAGGAGGTGCTGCCCCACGTCGTCGAGAGTGAACACCCCGCTCGGATTGTCCAGCGTCGCCCCGATCGCCATCGCCTCCCGCGCCTCGGCCAGCGCACCGGCAAACTCGTCCACCGCCTTGACGGGGCGCGAGATCCCGAACGTCAGCGGCACCCCGGCGCTCGTCCGTACCCGGGAACACAAGGACAGCAGGGCAAGACGCAGGTCGTCGACAAAGCCTTCCGAACCGCTCCAGGGAACGATGGCGACGGTCTGGTGAGCTGTCGTGGCGTAATGGGTCGACCCGGGAACTGCGGGCGACGATGCCAACAGGTCTCGCAGCGACGGTCCGGCCGGGGCCGCGGCCACCGGGACTCCAGGCAATGGTCGGGTGGCGGCGCTCCCCACGACGAAGACGTACCCGCCCGCGGCGTCCAGTCCCACCGCCACCGCGCGCCTGCGCAGCTGGTCTCCGCCGAGATGCCCGGACGACAGGTCACGCAGGAACCAGTTCACCCCGCCGCGTTCTGACGATCCGTCGGACGACAGCGCCAGCTTGAGGGCCACCGCCGCATGGTTGGCGAAGGAGGCCAATGTCGTGGCGTCCACGGTGGTGAACCGGGCCGGCCCGATCCGATAACACACCATGAAGCCGAGTTCGGTGGCACCGGCCCTGACGGGCGCGGTGACCACGGCGCCGACCCTGCCGTCGACGGCGTGAGCCATTGCCTCCATCGCTGCGCGCCAGTTCACCCTGGCGGTCCGAATCTCCTGTTCCACCGCCAGCAGTTCACGACGAACGGAGTCGATCGACGAGTGCATCGGATGCCCGGCTCCCACCGAAGCGGCCTTCAGGAACATCCGGTCACTGCCCGTCTCGTCCGTCGCCACCACGACAGCGAGATCGGCGTTCACTGCCACTCTGGCCAAGTCGACAGCGAACTCCACCGCCGATGACGCCGCTGTGCCCGATGCCAGCATCGACGCCAGTTCTGCTGTACCACTGGCTATTCGGGTCTGCATTTCAGCGACGTTGGCCAGCCGCTCGGTTTCGAAGACCCCCGCGACAAGAGCTGCGACCCGCTCGACGAACGGCACCTCAGCTGGGTCGAATCGATGTCCGTTGGTGGCCCACACCGTCACACAGCCCAGAAGATCGTCGTGTCGCGACACGATCGGTACCGAGAAGATCGCCCCGTAGCGCTCCTCTCCGATGCCGGGATAGGCCAGGAAATGCGGGTCCCCGGCCGGCTCCTCGGCAACCAGATAGCTCTGCCGAGAGGCCGCCACCCATCCGGTCACGCCGTCACCGTAGGCGACCCGCAGGGTGCCCACCTGGCGCGCCGCCGGACTCTCGGTTGCCCCGGTCAACACCAACTCGTTGGCGTCCTGATCGTAGGTGTACACGTACACATCGCGGTTGTCGCGGCCTGCCGCAATCGCCTCCGCGACAGCCTGCAGAATGGTCGCGAGGTCGCCGGCCCCCGCCAGTACCCGCGCGATGTCCCGCAGCACGCGCAGTTCCACTTGCGCCGTCGCATTCTCGATCATGGCCAATCGTAAGCCGGAACACCCGGTCCGGCCGAACTGTGCGGTCATGGGTCACACGCGTTCGAAGTACCGCTTGAGTTCCCAGTCCCCCACCGCCTCGCGGTGCCGGTCGCGTTCCCACAGCCGCGACGCCAGGTAGTGGTCCACGAAGGTGTCTCCGAACGCAGCCCTGGCAACGCCGCCCTTCTCCAACTCCCCGATTGCCTCCGACAGCGACCTGGGCAGCGGAGTGACTGCCTGGTCATAGGCGTTTCCGACAACGGGATCCGGCGGCTGCAGCTCGTTCTCGATCCCGTACAGCGAGCTGGCGACGCATGCTGCCAGCGCCAGGTACGGATTGGCATCCGCTCCCGGCAGCCGGTTCTCCATCCGGCAGGCGCCTTCATTCGTCGAGATCACCCGAAGTGCCGACGTCCGGTTGTCCGATCCCCAGGTAGCCGACACCGGCGACCACGAACCCGGCACGCGGCGCTTGTAGGAGTTCACCGTCGGGCAGTAGAAGACCGTCATCTCGGGCATCGCACTCAACTGCCCGGCCACCATGTGCCACATGGTCTGCGATGGCCCGTCCCCACCCCACATGGCGTTGCGATCAGGGCTGCCGAGTGGCCGCAGGCTCTGATGGATGTGCGCGCTCGAACCGGCCGAATCCGTGGCCACCTTGGCCATGAACGTGGCCAGATAACCGTGCTGTTCGGCAATACGGCGGACGCCGTTCTTGTAGATGGCCACCCGGTCGGCGGTGGTGAGCACATCGCCGTGCTCGATGTTGATCTCGATCTGTCCCGCCCCGTACTCGGTGTTGGACGCCAGAACCGGAATATCGCAGGCGCGCATGCCTTCACGGATCGCGCCGATCACCGGTTCCAGCGCGGCATGGCGTTGCAGACTGAACGTGGCCACGCCGGGGGTGGCGGGCCGCAGGTTGCGGTAACTCTTCTGCGCTGCCGACTCCGATGTCTCCCGGTACAGGTAGAACTCCAGCTCGTAGCCCGCAGAGTAGGTGTAGCCGAGTTCGGCGGCACGTGTCACCTGCTGCTTGAGTACCGTCCTGGGCGCCACCGGCACCGGCTCACCCGAGGTGGTCACCACGTCACACAGGACAATGGCCTGCCCCGGTTCCCACGGAATCGCCCGAATCGTCGAAAGGTCGGGCATCAAAACGATGTCCGAGTATCCCGTCTCCCAACCGGAGAAGCTGAAGCAGTCCATCAAGGTGTCTTCGATGTCCCACCCGAAGACGATGTTGGGTATCGACGAGCCCTGCCGCACAATCGATTCCAGAAAGAATTCGGCCGGCACGAACTTTCCTCGGACCAGGCCGTCGATGTCGGGTGCCCCGAACTGCACGGTCCGGATGTCGTGACGCGCGAAAAGTTTGCGGACCCTGTCGATGTCCTCGGTGCCGATGGTGGCCGCGTTTCCGTTCGTCATTGCTGCCAGTTCCCTTCGTCGATCGTGCGGTATGACTTCCAGGCTTCGTTGCCATGTGTTTCAATTGGGTTACGCAGTGGCGCAAGGTTGAGCCCGCCACGTTGCGTCGGCTAAACGTAACGGCGCCGAACAGCTGTCGGCAGCGTGCAAGTTGTCCACATTTTCATGGCACCTGTGGCCGCCATCGAGTGCGCGAACGTACTTTCTGACCGGGTTCCGGGCATATCGGACCCGGTCCGGCACACACGTCGCCCACGATTCAGCCACTCAGTGAGGTAACCATGAGCATCACGCCCGAAAGCGAACACGACAAACACCCAACACCCAGCCCGCCCCAACCCGGCCCGGGCGGTGATGACCGCGGACAGCTCGAGGACTTCGGCTATCAGGAAGTGCTCAAGCGCACCATGGGTTTCGCACGCGCCACCGCTGTCAACATCTCGACGTCGTCGGTGGCCACTGCCATCTTCACCCTCTTCGCCTACGGAATCACCACCGGCGGAACAGGTTTGTTGGTATGGACGTGGGTCATCGGCTTCGTCGTCATGCTGCTGGTGACGTTGATGTTCGCCGAACTCGGTGCGAGCATGCCGCTGGCCGGTGCGCTCTACCAGTGGTCCAGCAGGTTGATCGGGCCGCGCACCGGATACGTCACGGGTTGGCTGTACGGCGCCTCCCAGATCGCGCTGGTCAGCGCGGTCGCCTACGGGATATCGCCCTTTGTCGCATCCCTTGCCGGTGTGGAACTGACACCGCCGCAACAGCAGGTGGCCGCCATCATCATCATCCTGGCCTCGACGGCGTTGAACCTCGTCGGAGTCATGATCGCCTCGGCCGTCGCCACCATCGGCGCCGTTGCCGAGGTGGGCGGCATGATCGTGTTGATCATCGTCTTGTTCGTCGTCGGGTTCGGCAATCAGCCGGTCACAGTGCTCGTTGAGCCGCAGGGGTTACCAGCCGACACCACGACGCTCGCGGCGTTCGGTGCAGCGATGCTGTTCGGATCCTGGGCGTGGACGGGTCTCGAGATGGCCACGGATATGGCTGAAGAAACCAAAGAGGCGTCGAAAGTCATTCCCAAGGCGGGTATCTCATCCATCGTCACCACCTTTGCCGTCGGCATCGTCTTCCTGGTGGCCGCCGTGCTGGCCATCCCCGGCAGCGTCGACGACGTTGTGGCGTCGGCCAATCCATTGCAGTCGATCATCGAAGGCAACACCGGTTCGGTCTTCTACAAGCTCATCGCCGCCATCATCATCATCGCTGTCTTCGTCTGTGC
Coding sequences within:
- a CDS encoding alpha/beta fold hydrolase yields the protein MKPTIVLVHGAFAESASWNGVIPLLQKAGHRVIAAANPLRTLSSDAAAISDLLAAIKGPVVLAGHSYGGAVITNAARGHSEVTALVYVAGLAPDSGETTPDLLGKYPGATLGEHLYEVPLPDGTADVYVHQNAYHQHFCADLSAEQAALNAATQRPFNTAALHAASGEPAWRTIPSWFIYPELDLAIPAQTFRFMARRADARSVIAVPGASHALPASRPDAVAAVILAAATWQSQSSSNTRGAQ
- a CDS encoding alpha/beta fold hydrolase, with translation MKITSTLARMAAGGTVAAFMVGCGGAAAELEPSAPPNPGDRPTVVLVHGAFADSSSWNGVIEDLQRDGYPVIAAANPLRGLRSDAEYIGGVLDSVKGPVVVAGHSYGGSVMSEAAVGRPNVKALVYIASFILEPGETTSQMAAKFPGAELGPALDAVATSLPNGGSTNDLYIKQDEFRRVFAADVAPEITELMAATQRPITESALNEPATAAAWKDTPSWNMVTTEDLAIPAESMRFMGERANSHTVEIQASHAVTVSHPGAVADVIDEAADSVVA
- a CDS encoding MerR family transcriptional regulator, coding for MVETKLSIGEFAALTHLSVRALRRYHRQELLEPAVIHPRTGYRYYEFDQIPTARVIHQLRQFDVPLSEVRAILQTDDPGLRAEVIAGHLRRLEDHIDRTQAAVASLRLLLGGAHATTESAASSITSATAPG
- a CDS encoding GMC family oxidoreductase produces the protein MTFSSYDYVIVGAGSAGCVIAARLSEDPATKVLLLESGSPDAHPGIATPPAWPSLWGTEIDYAYRTVAQPGTAGASHSWPRGHTLGGSSSINAMVYLRGHPNDFDDWARSGCVGWDYESVLPYFKRIETVRSGDPRYRGTDGPLFPGPVTTAAANPLSQVFLDAATAAGFPRTDDFNGARAEGAGWHDLTIADGVRQSTAAAYLRPIRDRANLTVMTNSRAHRLRFMGNRCIGVDFRHGSQQLTAYSDAEVVISGGAVDSPRLLLLSGIGPAAELEAAGVHVIHDLPGVGRNLHDHPLCGVVYESLQQIPQGRTNHAESSMQWRSSDSLAGPDMQLMFIHVPFHPPHLVAPANSFTLAVVTVPDARGSIRLSGPDPQAPPLIDPNYLGTESDIRRMVHGIRVAREVAAAEPFTPWRGREVLPGPDVTDDAALRSFLARGTSTYYHPVGSCAMGTGPDSVVDPLLRVHGLTGLRVADASVMPRIVSVNTNSATIMIGEKAADLLRRHSR
- a CDS encoding helix-turn-helix domain-containing protein, encoding MIENATAQVELRVLRDIARVLAGAGDLATILQAVAEAIAAGRDNRDVYVYTYDQDANELVLTGATESPAARQVGTLRVAYGDGVTGWVAASRQSYLVAEEPAGDPHFLAYPGIGEERYGAIFSVPIVSRHDDLLGCVTVWATNGHRFDPAEVPFVERVAALVAGVFETERLANVAEMQTRIASGTAELASMLASGTAASSAVEFAVDLARVAVNADLAVVVATDETGSDRMFLKAASVGAGHPMHSSIDSVRRELLAVEQEIRTARVNWRAAMEAMAHAVDGRVGAVVTAPVRAGATELGFMVCYRIGPARFTTVDATTLASFANHAAVALKLALSSDGSSERGGVNWFLRDLSSGHLGGDQLRRRAVAVGLDAAGGYVFVVGSAATRPLPGVPVAAAPAGPSLRDLLASSPAVPGSTHYATTAHQTVAIVPWSGSEGFVDDLRLALLSLCSRVRTSAGVPLTFGISRPVKAVDEFAGALAEAREAMAIGATLDNPSGVFTLDDVGQHLLLSRVSSVASVRDRYTTAIARIAEYDRVKGTELLETVSVFLHFRSQSASARELFVHRNTLTQRLARASRLCGFDVSESAEWFPLQLALKVHQTRRGAEAAERSEVALPGPAAEAR
- a CDS encoding glutamine synthetase family protein, with amino-acid sequence MTNGNAATIGTEDIDRVRKLFARHDIRTVQFGAPDIDGLVRGKFVPAEFFLESIVRQGSSIPNIVFGWDIEDTLMDCFSFSGWETGYSDIVLMPDLSTIRAIPWEPGQAIVLCDVVTTSGEPVPVAPRTVLKQQVTRAAELGYTYSAGYELEFYLYRETSESAAQKSYRNLRPATPGVATFSLQRHAALEPVIGAIREGMRACDIPVLASNTEYGAGQIEINIEHGDVLTTADRVAIYKNGVRRIAEQHGYLATFMAKVATDSAGSSAHIHQSLRPLGSPDRNAMWGGDGPSQTMWHMVAGQLSAMPEMTVFYCPTVNSYKRRVPGSWSPVSATWGSDNRTSALRVISTNEGACRMENRLPGADANPYLALAACVASSLYGIENELQPPDPVVGNAYDQAVTPLPRSLSEAIGELEKGGVARAAFGDTFVDHYLASRLWERDRHREAVGDWELKRYFERV
- a CDS encoding amino acid permease gives rise to the protein MSITPESEHDKHPTPSPPQPGPGGDDRGQLEDFGYQEVLKRTMGFARATAVNISTSSVATAIFTLFAYGITTGGTGLLVWTWVIGFVVMLLVTLMFAELGASMPLAGALYQWSSRLIGPRTGYVTGWLYGASQIALVSAVAYGISPFVASLAGVELTPPQQQVAAIIIILASTALNLVGVMIASAVATIGAVAEVGGMIVLIIVLFVVGFGNQPVTVLVEPQGLPADTTTLAAFGAAMLFGSWAWTGLEMATDMAEETKEASKVIPKAGISSIVTTFAVGIVFLVAAVLAIPGSVDDVVASANPLQSIIEGNTGSVFYKLIAAIIIIAVFVCAMTNQALTARIFFSLARDRRVPFSAALSRVPHRTQVPHTATILVGVIASVIIIFIDALAAITTACLTGLFVCYLLVVWAQLIQRLRGRWTPQQWSLGRFSLPVNVLAAVLGTALTINLAWPRVDDVWYNRYSSLLFVLLVAAIAGVYYLCAGTEGRRAINTVDTGSFSEPSKP